The sequence AGAGTTGCCAGAGTTGGTGAATTTTTTAGTCGAGGGCGAGCAGCTGAGCTGCCGCTTTGCCCCCGGACGCGTAGCGCAGCCTTTGGTGATTGTCGAAATGGGATCTGCACTGTTGAACCATGAAGTTTCCTGGCATCAGGTGGCTGTCGCTGCCGTAAAAAAACTAGGCGCTGATACGAAAACTCCTGATTTGCATAGCGACATGGGGGTCTGCGAGATCGGCAACCCTCACATCGTTATCAATACTGACCTGGCTACGCGAGAACTCATGTTAAAGCTTGGACCTGCGTTACAGGACGGTTACCCCTGGGACGGTGTCAATGTGCACATTGCCAAACCGATCGCCCTTACGCCAAAAGACCATGCGCGTGCAGCTCTAGAACTTGGTCAGGAGGTTTCTGAAGAAGGGTATCAGGTCTTTGTATGGGAACGCGGAGCGGGCGAAACCATGGCCTGTGGCAGCGGAGCCTGCGCTGTTGCAGCCCTAGCCCTAGACACGGGTCTCATTGCGAGAGAGCACTGGGTGGTTGTAGACATGCCCGGTGGACGACTTTACGTAAAAGAGTCCTCCAGCGGTGATTCAGTGCTATTGGCGGGACCAGGACAGTGCACTTTTTCAGGAAGGATCGGCATTTGAATCCTGCAAAACAGCATGAAACCTTTTTGAAAATCATGACGCAAGCGATGGAAACTGCGCGCCTTTATCACCAACACAAGGTGATCGGTATTGAGAACATACCTAATAATCGCAGTGCCATTGTTGCGGTCAACCATAGTCTAGCGACTTACGACATAACTTTACTTATGACCGCCATGTACACAGAACGTGGCGTTCTACCACGGCCGTTAGTGGATCGGCTGTTTTTTAAAGTCCCAGTAGTTGGACCCATTGCATCAAACTACTTTGGTGCCGTACAGGGTAGTCAGGAAGCTGCCGAGAATCTCCTGATGGCTGGAGAAGTGATTACTGTCGCTCCAGGCGGTATGCGTGAGGCATTACGACCATCGCGAGACAAGTACAAGATTAATTGGGATCATCGAGTAGGTTTCTGTCGCTTAGCAATGAAGACCCAAACCCCCATCGTGCTCGCTGCATGCCCTAAAGCCGACGACGTTTATGAGGTATACCCATCGCACCTCACTGCGTGGTTTTACAAGACCTACAAAATTCCGGTATTCTTAGCTAAAGGCTTAGGTCTCACGCCCATACCGCGGCCGGTGAAATTGACTCACTACTGCAGCGAACCTTTGTTTCCTCCCAAATGGAGCGACGACGAGAAGAAACGTGAGAAAAGCCTCGAGAGCTACCACCAGCAAATTGTTCAAGTCATGGAAGAACTTATGCACCGTGGAGAATGATTATGATTAGCAATCTTGGAACCTTAAGTATTTTTTCGCGAGTGCTGCTCATGGCTATCAGTCTTGTCTGCCTCTCATCTCAAGGCCTGGCAAATACAGACGATGAGGCGACCGAAACCTCAGCCCCTCCGTTTCCCACAGTGCACAGAATTTTAAAAACAGCATGTGGCCGCTGTCACCAGGATGGTCACCACCGCGGTGGCATACAGCTCAATACCCCGCTACAGGTTAACCGGGATGCTGCTATCATTCTGCAGTCAATCGAAAGTGGCGATATGCCCTATATGGATCCAACCTGGAATCAGACGGCGCAGGCGCAGACTGTGATCCGTTATCTGAAGGCGGTTATTGCGCAGGGCGTCGATCAAACAGAACTCAGCGATCCGTAAACAGAGCAGCGACTTTACGCCAATCAATGGACAGATCTCCGACGGCGATAAATGGTGGATTTATCAATCGCCCAGTTCGGTATGTCATTGGTGAACCGTCAAATTGCAGCATCATCCCACCAGCGGCCTCAAGCAAGCACTGAGCTGCGGCAGTGTCCCATAGGCTCGTTGGTGAATTGCGGACCGAGATATCCGCGTGGCCGGCTGCAATGAGTGCATACTTTAGAGCGCTTCCAACACGACGGATCTGTGCGTTTTGGTGAGAACCTTGGATGAGCCCATCCTCACCATGGAGGTGAGATCTGCTCACGAGAAAAACCAATTGAGACGGATCTGCCTTCCGCACCCTGATAGTCTGTAAATTTTGGCCATCACCGCTTACTTGAAAAGCTCCAAGCCCTAAGTCTGCTACGTAGGCTTGTGATCGTGCCGGAGCTACCACACATCCAACTTTGGGTACGCCTTCGACCATCAGGGCAATGTTGACTGTGAAGTCGTCAGTCTGCGCCAGAAAATCTCTCGTACCGTCCAAAGGATCAACAAGCCAGTACGTATCCTCGGTCATGACTGTCAGTATTTTTTGCCTCGAGTCAGTATCTCCCTCTTCTGAAACTACCGGCACCCCGGGGAGTAAATGGGGCAAACCGTCTATAAGCACCTTGTGCGCGGCCAAATCCGCAGCTGTTACAGGCGAGAAGTCCTGCTTCGAGGTAACGGTAATGTTATCCCGTTTGTACCATTGCATCGCTGCTTGACCGGCTCTTATCGCTAAACGGCAGAGCTCGGATAAATTAACTGCTGATTCACTTCCACGCATGGCTTCAGCCAATCTTCAATGTGGGGGGGCGACGCATATTCTGAGCATTCGCAAAACTCGTAATGATACGCGCAAGCATCAGACTTTTTTCCTCGGTCAAATGCTCAAAGCTAATGCCAGCTTCTTTACCGATCATGAGGGTACGCCGGACCCGACCCGACAATTTGAAGTACTCACCGTCAGCAAGTTCTGCCATTCTACCTAGCGGAATACTCAGCCTAAGTTGCTCAGCATCATGAAAAATTCGACCGCTCTCATCTCTAATCATCGCACCGTGCATACTCAGATCAAAAATCTTTGCTTGATGCTCCTTGTCACTTCCGAGCAATGAGTATGATAGATCGATATTTGTACGGTAACGACGACTACGTCTCTTATTACCTGATGTTACCGCTACACGAACGCGGTTGAAGATCTCGGCATTCGTCATCTTACGGTAGTCAAGATAATCATCATTTTCCTGAAATGGAGCTAGGACTTTGGCATAGTTTTCTATCAGTTTTGTTGGGTCACGGGTCAAGAAAAGTATCGGCGTTGATGCTTCATTGACTCGCATCTTCATAGACTTCAATAGGGCCAATCCCTCTTCCGGCGGTAAAAAATCATCATCGTAAACCA is a genomic window of Deltaproteobacteria bacterium containing:
- a CDS encoding 3'(2'),5'-bisphosphate nucleotidase CysQ — its product is MRGSESAVNLSELCRLAIRAGQAAMQWYKRDNITVTSKQDFSPVTAADLAAHKVLIDGLPHLLPGVPVVSEEGDTDSRQKILTVMTEDTYWLVDPLDGTRDFLAQTDDFTVNIALMVEGVPKVGCVVAPARSQAYVADLGLGAFQVSGDGQNLQTIRVRKADPSQLVFLVSRSHLHGEDGLIQGSHQNAQIRRVGSALKYALIAAGHADISVRNSPTSLWDTAAAQCLLEAAGGMMLQFDGSPMTYRTGRLINPPFIAVGDLSIDWRKVAALFTDR
- a CDS encoding acyltransferase family protein — its product is MNPAKQHETFLKIMTQAMETARLYHQHKVIGIENIPNNRSAIVAVNHSLATYDITLLMTAMYTERGVLPRPLVDRLFFKVPVVGPIASNYFGAVQGSQEAAENLLMAGEVITVAPGGMREALRPSRDKYKINWDHRVGFCRLAMKTQTPIVLAACPKADDVYEVYPSHLTAWFYKTYKIPVFLAKGLGLTPIPRPVKLTHYCSEPLFPPKWSDDEKKREKSLESYHQQIVQVMEELMHRGE
- the dapF gene encoding diaminopimelate epimerase translates to MYLNFEKWHGCMNDFVVLWMSDVDGDVVLDSIKRQAQAICHRHTGIGADGVLVLRTKNPKDWTPYGLTIINSDGSIAKNCGNGLRCAALSVRKRHEELGNPKELPELVNFLVEGEQLSCRFAPGRVAQPLVIVEMGSALLNHEVSWHQVAVAAVKKLGADTKTPDLHSDMGVCEIGNPHIVINTDLATRELMLKLGPALQDGYPWDGVNVHIAKPIALTPKDHARAALELGQEVSEEGYQVFVWERGAGETMACGSGACAVAALALDTGLIAREHWVVVDMPGGRLYVKESSSGDSVLLAGPGQCTFSGRIGI
- a CDS encoding PilZ domain-containing protein, with the translated sequence MRHISSDSAVSRLSRSHSLSTYWLGVWSPRMSKIETAAPAATVDDKKDNRSRVAEMLQGPRKKRKSYVFFALSKDLSTELGGQFEGLIKSGFKQLGVSRPQTAEELKRGFARQISLMVYDDDFLPPEEGLALLKSMKMRVNEASTPILFLTRDPTKLIENYAKVLAPFQENDDYLDYRKMTNAEIFNRVRVAVTSGNKRRSRRYRTNIDLSYSLLGSDKEHQAKIFDLSMHGAMIRDESGRIFHDAEQLRLSIPLGRMAELADGEYFKLSGRVRRTLMIGKEAGISFEHLTEEKSLMLARIITSFANAQNMRRPPTLKIG